A single genomic interval of Oncorhynchus gorbuscha isolate QuinsamMale2020 ecotype Even-year linkage group LG25, OgorEven_v1.0, whole genome shotgun sequence harbors:
- the il13ra1 gene encoding interleukin-13 receptor subunit alpha-1 produces MRDRSPRCHTKWNHRRYECIDNSLAGVNPVFAFVYIDLDVRHFYLFALFGRQLLDNYCLTFGIPGDFEEAQSARNYARDNMILKHLDFLLVLRYFIHLVALEVAAEKALPEPLNLSLTWESEFRIKLSWNAPTDLDASCKVNYMITTTIGEEKPILMSTFSLYKEYNVTTNDAVNYTVKTNPKHCTGRSISKPVSISTPKPTELVKNFQCSLYSSKAMNCSWLPANQASDLQLYYGYLGPSHIAACSEYQYRDGQRSGCHLRGSFLQYDVYFKVNGTLDGLSVQNNFLVLPRNHVKAPAPKVKITETGRNLIMSWDPPDIGAVHCWKYILNYSKCQLLVDSKEIKLKHVMVSYDETCQYRVKLKAVYTKWCGEGGSDWSEEEIYGVDDWSMTVFAVVIPAVVFLFLILLICCFMKHREKVFPTIPHPSLVFKDMLNSNKGLKSSIGNLYVPDEEEVECKISLEKDYTLPMMQPDH; encoded by the exons ATGCGCGACAGAAGCCCTCGCTGTCACACGAAATGGAATCATAGACGGTATGAATGTATTGATAACTCGCTCGCGGGTGTAAATCCGGTGTTTGCTTTTGTTTATATTGATCTGGACGTGAGGCACTTCTATTTGTTCGCTCTGTTTGGGAGACAACTGCTCGACAATTATTGTCTTACCTTTGGAATTCCGGGCGATTTTGAGGAGGCGCAGTCCGCCAGAAATTACGCACGGGACAACATGATTTTGAAACATTTGGATTTTCTCTTGGTTCTACGATACTTTATTCATTTGGTCGCACTAGAGGTTGCAGCTGAGAAAG CTCTCCCTGAGCCGCTCAACCTGTCATTGACGTGGGAGTCTGAATTCCGTATAAAGCTGTCGTGGAACGCACCAACTGATTTAGATGCATCATGCAAGGTGAACTACATGATCACTACAACGATCGGAGAG GAGAAGCCCATATTAATGTCAACTTTCAGCTTGTATAAAGAGTACAATGTCACTACGAATGATGCAGTGAATTACACAGTGAAAACAAACCCCAAACACTGTACAGGCAGAAGCATAAGCAAACCTGTCAGCATCTCTACACCTAAACCCACAG AGTTGGTGAAGAACTTCCAGTGTTCCCTCTACTCCTCTAAGGCCATGAACTGCAGCTGGCTCCCAGCCAATCAGGCCTCAGACCTCCAGCTCTACTATGG GTACCTTGGTCCCTCCCACATAGCAGCATGCagtgagtaccagtacagagatggtcagaggtcAGGATGTCACCTGAGAGGATCCTTCCTTCAATATGACGTCTACTTCAAGGTCAATGGGACTCTCGATGGCTTATCTGTACAGAATAACTTCCTGGTGCTTCCTAGAAATCATG TCAAGGCCCCGGCCCCTAAGGTGAAGATaacagagacaggaaggaatcTCATCATGAGCTGGGACCCTCCGGACATAGGCGCTGTCCACTGCTGGAAGTACATCTTGAACTACAGCAAGTGTCAACTGCTCGTGGAT AGTAAAGAAATCAAATTGAAACATGTGATGGTTTCATATGACGAGACATGCCAGTACAGAGTCAAGCTTAAAGCAGTCTATACGAAATGGTGTGGAGAGGGAGGCAGCGACTGGAGCGAAGAGGAAATCTATG GTGTGGATGATTGGTCGATGACTGTGTTTGCTGTCGTCATTCCAGCTGTAGTCTTCTTATTCCTCATCCTTTTAATTTGTTGTTTTATGAA GCACAGAGAGAAGGTTTTCCCCACGATTCCACATCCCTCACTGGTTTTCAAGGACATGCTGAACAGCAATAAGGGACTGAAG AGCTCCATAGGCAATCTCTATGTCCCggatgaggaggaggtggaatgTAAGATCAGCCTAGAGAAAGATTATACTCTTCCCATGATGCAACCTGATCACTGA